AAAAACATATTAGCTCTAGAAAAATGCCGACATCCTAAAAATCCATGTTGAGCTGATATAGGCGAAGGATGAGATGCAATTAAAATATGATGTTTTTTTTGATTAATAATATTCCCTTTCTTTTGAGCATACCGCCCCCATAACATAAATATAATTTTTTCTTTATAAATATTAAGTATACGTATTACTTTATCTGTAAATAATTCCCATCCAATATTAGCATGAGAATAACTTTTTCCTGATTCAACAGTCAAAATACTATTCAGTAACAATACCCCTTCCTTTGCCCAGCTTTTTAAACAACCATGACTTGGTATAACAAAATTTGGTATATCAGACATGAGTTCTTTATAAATATTTCTTAACGAAGGAGGTATTAAAACACCAGGTAATACAGAAAAAGCAAGCCCATGCGCTTGATTTGGCCCATGGTAAGGATCTTGTCCTATAATAACAACTTTAACAGATTCAAAACTAGTAAAACGAAATGCATTAAAAATATCTTTTTGTTTTGGATAAAAAACAATTCCTTTTTTTTTCTGTTCCTCTAAAGCAAATAATATATTCTTAAAATAAGATAATTTTTTTTCTTCTGATAAAAAATATCGCCAAGTCAATTCCTTCATCGCATTATGTTACTATCCTAATAATTTTTATTTGAAATCTCAATATTATTTGTTAATAAAATTTACAATATTAAATAAATATAAATTTTACATGTAATAAATATATTCCCAACACTCTATACAACTTTAATAAACAACGCTAATATTGCAGGTCATACGTAGCTTTAACGTAACCAAATTATTGATGTCTAAATATATAATTCAATTAATACCATATATTCAGATTATAAATCATCTACTCTGATAGTATACTTCTCAAAAATCATCGATCTGTTCTATAATTATTTCATATCTATTCAAAACATCTTATTGTACACTAACTAATTCTAATTAAATACCAATTAAATTTAGTTTTACACGAAACTGATATTAATCATGATAAAATACATACGTAATTTTTCTATTATTGCACACATTGATCATGGAAAATCAACATTATCTGATCGATTTATTCAAACTTGTGGAGGACTAAGCGCACGTGAAATGACACCTCAAGTATTAGATTCTATGGAATTAGAACGAGAACGTGGAATTACAATAAAATCACAAAACGTAACACTAAATTATACCTCTAAACATGGCCAATCTTATCAATTAAATCTTATCGACACTCCAGGACATGTTGATTTCTCTTATGAAGTATCTCGATCTCTAGCAGCATGCGAAGGCGCTTTATTAGTAGTAGATGTTACACAAGGAGTTGAAGCGCAAACTGTAGCTAATTATCAAATTGCTACAGAAATGAATTTAAAAGTTATTATAGTATTAAATAAAATCGATTTATCAACAGCTGATCCTATCCGAGTATCTCAAGAAATTAAAAATATTATCGGAATTGATGCAGATAATGCAATAAAATGTTCAGCTAAGACTGGCTATGGCATTCCAAAATTACTAGAACGTTTAATTTGTGATATTCCATATCCTCAAGGAGACTCACATGCTCCTCTACAAGCACTAATTATTGATTCTTGGTTTAATAAATATTTAGGAATTGTATCATTAGTATGCATTAAAAACGGAAAATTAAATAAAGGCGATATATTACAATCCATAAATACGGGGCAAAAATACACTGTTGATCAAATGGGAATTTTCACTCCAAAACAAGTAAAACGTGAAATGTTAAATTGTGGAGAAGTAGGTTGGTTAGTTTGTACCAACAAAAATATTATACGCACTCCTGTAGGAGATACATTAACTCTGTCAACTCGACCCGCAAACAATACGTGCCATAATTTCAAAAAACTGCAACCTTACGTTTATGCAGGATTATTTCCTGTAGGCTCTAAAAATCAAAAAATTTTTCATGATGCTTTATTTAAACTTAGTTTAAATGATGCTTCTTTATTTTATGAACCAGAAAGATCAGAAATTTTAGGTTTGGGTTTTCGTTGTGGATTCCTTGGATTATTACACATGGAAATTATACAAGAAAGATTAAAACGTGAATATTCTCTTAATCTAATTGTTACAGCTCCAATGGTAGTTTACGAAATATTAACTATTGATAACCAAATAATATACATAGATAGCCCATCAAAACTACTCGCTTTAACAAAAATTAAAGAAATACGTGAACCTATTGTTTTATGTAATATATTACTTCCAAAAAAATATATTGGAGAAATTATTTCCCTATGTATTAAAAAAAGAGGCACTCAAATTTCCATGAAATATCATGATAATCAGATCATGATAACTTACGAATTACCTATGTCTGAAACAATATTAGATTTTTTTGATCAGATAAAATCTGCATCCCGTGGATATGCCTCATTTGAATATAAATTCAGTCATTTTCAAATATCAAATATAGTATGTGTAGAAATATTGGTTAATAAACAACGTATTGACGAGTTGTCAGTAATCACTCATCAAAAAAAATCTATATATCATGGACATACTTTAGTTAAAAAATTACAAAAATTAATACCAAGACAACAATTTGAAATTGTCATTCAAGCAGCTATTGGCAAACGAATAATATCTCGCAACACTGTTAAGCAATTACGAAAAAATGTTTTAAAAAAATGTCATGGAGGCGATGTAACTCGAAAGAAAAAATTATTGTATAATCAAAAAGAAGGAAAAAAACGCATGAAAAAAATAGGTAACATTACCATACCACATACTGTGTTTCTAGAAATTTTTGATGTCAATAACAATAAAAAAAATAACTGAAGGATTTTATTTATATGATTAGCACATTTTCTTTAGCCTTGATAATTATTACAGGAATATCAGGTATTTTCTGGGGAATAAAACAACTATATACAATAATACATAATCATTACCAGCATAAAAAAATATTTATTCAAAAATCAAATAATATTTATCAACAATCAAAAAATAATTATTCATTAATTATTTCATACTGTTCAAAGATCTCTGAATTTGTATCCTCACTTTTTCCAATATTGTTATTAGTATTTATAATACGATCATTTATTTTTGAGCCATTCCGAATCCCTTCTGGATCCATGATGCCAACTTTATTAATAGGAGATTTTATTTTAGTAAAAAAATTTATATATGGTATTAAAAATCCTATTACTCAAAAAACATTAATTAATACTGGACATCCAAAACGCGGGGATGTAATAGTATTTAAGTATCCTAAAAATACTACGATAAACTATATTAAACGAGTAATTGGAGAACCAGGAGACAAAGTAATCTATAATATCATTACTAAACAATTAACAATATATCCTAATCATATTAATAATATTAAGAATATACAACCATTACCAATTATTTATAATAACATTGCTCCTAGTAATTTTATTCAAATATTTAACAGCGACTCAAATGGAAAGGTCAATTCTTCTTTTATCAAAATAAAATCACAGAAAAAAAATTTAAATGGTATTCGGTTAATCCAGGCTACAGAATCATTTAATGGAATAAAACATAATATTTTAACCATGATACCTCCTGGTGATCAAAACCTAATAAAAATGTATAACCAACACACAAAACACTTAATATCTGAATGGTTAGTGCCCTCAGATGAGTATTTTGTAATGGGAGATAATAGAGATAACAGCGCAGATAGTCGTTACTGGGGATTTGTA
This genomic interval from Candidatus Blochmannia sp. SNP contains the following:
- the lepA gene encoding translation elongation factor 4 — its product is MKYIRNFSIIAHIDHGKSTLSDRFIQTCGGLSAREMTPQVLDSMELERERGITIKSQNVTLNYTSKHGQSYQLNLIDTPGHVDFSYEVSRSLAACEGALLVVDVTQGVEAQTVANYQIATEMNLKVIIVLNKIDLSTADPIRVSQEIKNIIGIDADNAIKCSAKTGYGIPKLLERLICDIPYPQGDSHAPLQALIIDSWFNKYLGIVSLVCIKNGKLNKGDILQSINTGQKYTVDQMGIFTPKQVKREMLNCGEVGWLVCTNKNIIRTPVGDTLTLSTRPANNTCHNFKKLQPYVYAGLFPVGSKNQKIFHDALFKLSLNDASLFYEPERSEILGLGFRCGFLGLLHMEIIQERLKREYSLNLIVTAPMVVYEILTIDNQIIYIDSPSKLLALTKIKEIREPIVLCNILLPKKYIGEIISLCIKKRGTQISMKYHDNQIMITYELPMSETILDFFDQIKSASRGYASFEYKFSHFQISNIVCVEILVNKQRIDELSVITHQKKSIYHGHTLVKKLQKLIPRQQFEIVIQAAIGKRIISRNTVKQLRKNVLKKCHGGDVTRKKKLLYNQKEGKKRMKKIGNITIPHTVFLEIFDVNNNKKNN
- the ung gene encoding uracil-DNA glycosylase encodes the protein MKELTWRYFLSEEKKLSYFKNILFALEEQKKKGIVFYPKQKDIFNAFRFTSFESVKVVIIGQDPYHGPNQAHGLAFSVLPGVLIPPSLRNIYKELMSDIPNFVIPSHGCLKSWAKEGVLLLNSILTVESGKSYSHANIGWELFTDKVIRILNIYKEKIIFMLWGRYAQKKGNIINQKKHHILIASHPSPISAQHGFLGCRHFSRANMFLMQHDIQVIDWQPKIIDYEV
- the lepB gene encoding signal peptidase I codes for the protein MISTFSLALIIITGISGIFWGIKQLYTIIHNHYQHKKIFIQKSNNIYQQSKNNYSLIISYCSKISEFVSSLFPILLLVFIIRSFIFEPFRIPSGSMMPTLLIGDFILVKKFIYGIKNPITQKTLINTGHPKRGDVIVFKYPKNTTINYIKRVIGEPGDKVIYNIITKQLTIYPNHINNIKNIQPLPIIYNNIAPSNFIQIFNSDSNGKVNSSFIKIKSQKKNLNGIRLIQATESFNGIKHNILTMIPPGDQNLIKMYNQHTKHLISEWLVPSDEYFVMGDNRDNSADSRYWGFVPERNIVGQATIIWMNIKKQEEGTWPISIQINRIGKIQ